Proteins from a genomic interval of Brachybacterium vulturis:
- a CDS encoding N-acetylglucosamine kinase: MVEAAAPGPAGRGPARRGPADDESPPLLVIAGDIGGTSSRLVLALLDGAVIAEAEGPGANLRSSGAEAFDHVAEATREVLERGRLALGGPGEVAAVALGISGAGPARAAEVQHAVGARLRELGIEAARILITDDLHTAFLAGGVGDDGLLVLAGTGAVAVRFHDRQAVARRDGMGWLLGDIGSAVWLGRRTLEAVAADLDGRGPRTRLTEEIGGVLGLDLRAGRLPPSRTGDPRQDLIRALDEQLPAGAPAALGRFAPVPGRIPEDPVARRILDTVITHVLDTVEALDPQAELPVVLAGSVLTGPGPIHDEVAAGLRAARRSLSVAPTGLPGALLLAREQAGGALR; the protein is encoded by the coding sequence ATGGTCGAGGCAGCCGCCCCAGGGCCGGCGGGCAGGGGGCCGGCGCGCAGGGGGCCGGCGGACGACGAGTCCCCGCCGCTCCTGGTGATCGCCGGAGACATCGGTGGGACCAGCTCCCGCCTGGTGCTCGCGCTGCTGGACGGGGCGGTGATCGCCGAGGCCGAGGGCCCGGGTGCGAATCTGCGCTCCTCCGGCGCGGAGGCGTTCGACCACGTGGCCGAGGCGACCCGCGAGGTGCTCGAGCGCGGGCGCCTCGCGCTGGGCGGGCCCGGCGAGGTCGCCGCCGTGGCCCTGGGGATCTCGGGCGCCGGTCCGGCGCGCGCCGCCGAGGTGCAGCATGCGGTCGGCGCGCGGCTGCGCGAGCTCGGCATCGAGGCCGCGCGGATCCTCATCACCGATGACCTGCACACCGCCTTCCTCGCCGGGGGCGTGGGCGATGACGGGCTGCTGGTGCTGGCCGGCACCGGGGCGGTCGCCGTGCGGTTCCACGACCGGCAGGCCGTCGCCCGCCGGGACGGGATGGGGTGGCTGCTGGGGGACATCGGCTCCGCGGTCTGGCTGGGACGACGCACCCTCGAGGCGGTCGCCGCCGATCTCGACGGCCGCGGGCCGCGCACCCGGCTCACCGAGGAGATCGGCGGAGTGCTCGGCCTGGACCTGCGCGCGGGCCGGCTGCCGCCCTCGCGCACCGGGGACCCGCGCCAGGACCTCATCCGTGCTCTCGACGAGCAGCTCCCCGCCGGTGCCCCGGCAGCGCTGGGCCGTTTCGCGCCGGTGCCCGGGAGGATTCCCGAGGACCCGGTGGCCCGCCGGATCCTCGACACCGTGATCACGCACGTGCTCGACACCGTGGAAGCCCTGGACCCGCAGGCGGAGCTGCCGGTGGTGCTGGCCGGATCCGTGCTGACCGGGCCCGGACCGATCCACGACGAGGTCGCCGCCGGGCTGCGGGCCGCACGGCGCTCCCTCTCCGTCGCTCCCACCGGGCTGCCCGGCGCCCTGCTCCTGGCTCGTGAGCAGGCGGGCGGGGCTCTGCGCTGA
- a CDS encoding fluoride efflux transporter FluC, giving the protein MSAGGFLAAALLVGVGGGLGSVTRWGVRVLALRLLAAQGREQLSEDVRPGTTVAANILACFLLGIAVARIGSAGGTVEFVYLMLAAGFCGGLSTLSTAALDVVELVRRRTFSLALAYLLLSAGSGMAALWLGLVLAS; this is encoded by the coding sequence ATGAGCGCGGGCGGCTTCCTGGCCGCGGCGCTGCTGGTGGGCGTCGGCGGCGGACTCGGCTCCGTCACGCGCTGGGGCGTGCGCGTGCTCGCACTCCGTCTGCTGGCGGCGCAGGGCAGGGAGCAGCTGAGCGAGGACGTGCGGCCCGGCACCACCGTCGCGGCGAACATCCTCGCGTGCTTCCTGCTGGGGATCGCGGTCGCCCGGATCGGATCCGCCGGCGGAACCGTCGAGTTCGTCTACCTGATGCTGGCCGCCGGGTTCTGCGGCGGTCTGTCCACGCTGTCCACCGCTGCGCTCGATGTCGTCGAGCTGGTGCGGCGGCGGACCTTCTCCCTCGCCCTGGCCTACCTGCTGCTGAGTGCCGGCAGCGGGATGGCGGCGCTGTGGCTGGGCCTGGTGCTCGCCTCATGA
- a CDS encoding HAD family hydrolase yields MSAGTPPVAAAGIPPRFAEAFGDWTPQAIVFDCDGLLLDTESVWQLAEDRVVAAHGAVLEVTDAALLHGSTLEAAAELIARRCGQDEQVVRADLVREFDGELAAGIRTLPGAAEILGLAGAKVPLGCASNSWLEALEGKLRLGGLREHFTVLEASDTVEHPKPAPDMYAAAARALGAEPSRVLAFEDSGTGAQAARDAGLRLIAVPTGGHPAPPADLALTALTDPDLAAWIASW; encoded by the coding sequence ATGAGCGCCGGCACCCCGCCGGTGGCGGCGGCTGGGATTCCCCCGCGCTTCGCCGAGGCCTTCGGCGACTGGACGCCGCAGGCGATCGTCTTCGACTGCGACGGGCTGCTGCTGGACACGGAGTCCGTCTGGCAGCTCGCCGAGGACCGGGTGGTCGCCGCCCACGGGGCCGTGCTCGAGGTGACCGATGCGGCGCTGCTGCACGGCTCGACCCTCGAGGCCGCCGCGGAGCTCATCGCCCGCCGCTGCGGCCAGGACGAGCAGGTGGTCCGCGCGGATCTGGTCCGAGAGTTCGATGGCGAGCTCGCCGCCGGCATCCGCACCCTGCCCGGTGCCGCCGAGATCCTGGGCCTGGCCGGGGCGAAGGTGCCGTTGGGCTGCGCGTCGAACTCGTGGCTCGAGGCGCTCGAGGGGAAGCTGCGCCTCGGCGGGCTCCGGGAGCATTTCACGGTGCTGGAGGCCTCCGACACCGTCGAGCATCCCAAACCCGCCCCGGACATGTACGCCGCGGCCGCCCGAGCTCTCGGCGCCGAGCCCTCCCGGGTGCTCGCCTTCGAGGACTCCGGCACCGGGGCGCAGGCCGCCCGGGACGCCGGGCTGCGGCTGATCGCGGTCCCCACCGGTGGACATCCGGCACCCCCGGCGGATCTCGCGCTCACCGCGCTCACCGACCCGGACCTCGCGGCCTGGATCGCGAGCTGGTGA
- a CDS encoding flavin-containing monooxygenase — protein sequence MPDLHDPIPTREKVLIIGAGPAGLAAAAALKALEVPFDLVDRAPHVGGIWNPEREDSPVWPTMEMISSREFTEYEDLLQPVSFPEYLSPAQMAKYLRAYAARHDLTEHFRPGTAVRSARPFGDGVWEVELSTGEIGIYRAVISAHGISEHPHRPRWAAEVPSTVRVIDAKDWTGADGLEGQRVLVVGSGQSAADISVDAARRALEVRWSMRTGHWVVPRRIAGVPGDVAASHEPSVLGGLNAKIAETVIRRTVGHPADAGLPAPAAPLLEDAVIISDDVLDRVREGRITPAGDVTGVDADGTITHLGTGSHAGHLSYAPDLIVLATGYESRATHFPPDVVPRTASGAPDLFLGAFARGRDDLVILGQQRVSGGVLPILVEQADIAAFMLAATLKGSSPALEQFRRVRAGAEGAVPAKPAAAPAGVRGRVEGLLGAQKVTARRAAASAHEAEDQLVPQVDRDTLLARLRSVRELFA from the coding sequence ATGCCCGATCTCCACGACCCGATCCCCACCCGCGAGAAGGTGCTGATCATCGGTGCCGGCCCTGCCGGCCTCGCCGCCGCCGCGGCGCTGAAGGCGCTGGAGGTCCCCTTCGACCTGGTGGACCGGGCTCCGCACGTCGGCGGGATCTGGAATCCGGAGCGCGAGGACTCCCCGGTGTGGCCCACGATGGAGATGATCTCCTCCCGCGAGTTCACCGAGTACGAGGACCTGCTCCAGCCCGTCTCCTTCCCGGAGTACCTCTCCCCCGCGCAGATGGCGAAGTATCTGCGCGCCTACGCGGCCCGGCACGACCTCACCGAGCACTTCCGCCCCGGCACCGCGGTGCGCAGCGCTCGCCCGTTCGGTGACGGGGTCTGGGAGGTGGAGCTCTCCACCGGGGAGATCGGGATCTACCGAGCGGTGATCTCCGCCCACGGCATCTCCGAGCACCCCCACCGCCCCCGGTGGGCGGCCGAGGTCCCCTCCACGGTGCGGGTCATCGACGCCAAGGACTGGACCGGGGCCGACGGGCTCGAGGGGCAGCGGGTGCTGGTGGTCGGCTCGGGGCAGTCCGCCGCCGACATCTCGGTCGACGCCGCCCGTCGCGCCCTCGAGGTGCGCTGGTCCATGCGGACGGGCCACTGGGTCGTGCCGCGCCGCATCGCCGGTGTCCCGGGCGATGTCGCCGCCTCCCACGAGCCCTCCGTGCTCGGCGGGCTGAACGCGAAGATCGCCGAGACCGTGATCCGCCGCACGGTGGGCCACCCCGCCGATGCGGGCCTGCCCGCACCGGCGGCGCCCCTGCTCGAGGACGCGGTGATCATCTCCGACGATGTGCTCGACCGGGTGCGCGAGGGTCGGATCACGCCGGCCGGCGACGTGACCGGCGTGGACGCAGACGGCACGATCACGCATCTGGGCACCGGCTCCCACGCCGGGCATCTGAGCTACGCCCCGGACCTGATCGTGCTGGCCACCGGCTACGAGTCCCGGGCGACCCACTTCCCCCCGGACGTGGTGCCGCGCACCGCCTCCGGAGCACCGGACCTGTTCCTCGGTGCCTTCGCCCGTGGCCGCGACGACCTGGTGATCCTCGGTCAGCAGCGGGTCTCCGGCGGGGTGCTGCCGATCCTCGTCGAGCAGGCGGACATCGCCGCCTTTATGCTGGCCGCCACTCTGAAGGGCTCCTCCCCCGCGCTCGAGCAGTTCCGTCGGGTGCGGGCAGGGGCCGAGGGCGCCGTGCCCGCGAAGCCCGCCGCCGCCCCCGCCGGGGTGCGCGGTCGGGTCGAGGGTCTGCTCGGCGCCCAGAAGGTCACCGCCCGCCGCGCCGCGGCCTCCGCCCACGAGGCGGAGGATCAGCTGGTGCCGCAGGTCGACCGCGACACGCTGCTGGCGCGGCTGCGCTCCGTGCGCGAGCTCTTCGCCTGA
- a CDS encoding N-acetylmuramic acid 6-phosphate etherase, with translation MSHPPRDRTTLDASLVDLASPTEERNPASTELDALDARGMVDVILGEDATVAGAVQARAGEIAALVEVCVQAISAGGTVHYLGAGTSGRLAVLDAVELAPTFDADASMVTAHLAGGHGAFLTAVEGAEDSTAAGAELVREQCRPGDVVIGLAASGRTPFVGGALEAARAAGMPTALISANPQAELAPLADHPILLAVGPEVVTGSTRMKAGTAQKLTLNALSTAMMVRLGTTFGNLMIDVRPTNAKLVARTVRMLVQASGQSPQRAAAVLEAAGGEVRVALVALLAGAEVEAAAAVLEQFPRDARRVGDPAGIRSAVAALDARS, from the coding sequence GTGAGCCACCCGCCGCGGGACCGCACGACCCTCGACGCCAGCCTCGTCGACCTCGCCTCGCCGACCGAGGAGCGCAATCCGGCCAGCACCGAGCTCGATGCCCTCGACGCCCGCGGGATGGTCGATGTGATCCTCGGAGAGGACGCGACGGTCGCCGGGGCGGTCCAGGCCCGGGCCGGGGAGATCGCCGCGCTGGTCGAGGTGTGCGTGCAGGCGATCTCCGCCGGCGGCACCGTCCACTACCTCGGTGCCGGCACCTCCGGGCGCCTCGCGGTGCTGGACGCCGTCGAGCTCGCCCCCACCTTCGATGCCGACGCATCGATGGTCACCGCGCACCTGGCCGGCGGCCACGGGGCCTTCCTCACCGCGGTCGAGGGCGCCGAGGACTCGACCGCGGCCGGGGCCGAGCTGGTGCGCGAGCAGTGCCGCCCCGGCGACGTCGTGATCGGACTGGCCGCGAGCGGTCGCACCCCTTTCGTCGGCGGAGCGCTGGAGGCGGCCCGCGCCGCCGGGATGCCCACCGCGCTGATCTCCGCGAACCCGCAGGCCGAGCTGGCCCCCCTCGCCGACCACCCGATCCTGCTGGCCGTCGGGCCCGAGGTGGTCACCGGCTCCACCCGGATGAAGGCCGGCACGGCGCAGAAGCTCACCCTGAACGCCCTGTCCACCGCGATGATGGTGCGGCTGGGCACCACCTTCGGGAACCTGATGATCGATGTGCGCCCCACCAACGCGAAGCTCGTCGCCCGCACCGTGCGGATGCTGGTCCAGGCGAGCGGTCAGAGCCCGCAGCGCGCCGCCGCGGTGCTCGAGGCCGCGGGCGGCGAGGTGCGCGTCGCGCTGGTCGCGCTGCTGGCCGGCGCCGAGGTCGAGGCCGCCGCCGCGGTGCTCGAGCAGTTCCCCCGCGATGCCCGGCGCGTCGGCGACCCGGCCGGGATCCGCTCCGCAGTGGCCGCCCTCGACGCCCGCAGCTGA
- a CDS encoding HAD family hydrolase: MTSDPLAPVTSPLDQWPPRWAPTAVIFDCDGLLVDTEGQWVALQEEYLARHGAALDRQTRRMITGRAADLVVLTLAEAVGKDPHQVGAELLAEHREHIGEGLTPLPGALETLRSIAAVRPIAVASNSPRDMLDTKLDRLGLTELVDVSIAIEDVTEPKPAPDMYLAAALALGADPADCLGFEDSETGADAARAAGLQLIAVPSIPGQEPRAPRRLASLADPVLARWISAWEPRR; the protein is encoded by the coding sequence ATGACCTCCGATCCGCTCGCCCCCGTCACCTCCCCGCTGGATCAGTGGCCCCCGCGCTGGGCCCCGACTGCGGTGATCTTCGACTGCGACGGGCTGCTGGTGGACACCGAGGGCCAATGGGTCGCGCTGCAGGAGGAGTACCTCGCCCGCCACGGCGCCGCGCTGGACCGGCAGACCCGGCGCATGATCACCGGCCGAGCCGCGGACCTGGTGGTGCTCACGCTCGCCGAGGCCGTCGGCAAGGATCCCCACCAGGTCGGGGCGGAGCTGCTGGCCGAGCATCGCGAGCACATCGGCGAGGGCCTCACCCCGCTGCCCGGTGCGCTGGAGACCCTGCGGTCCATCGCCGCGGTGCGGCCGATCGCGGTCGCCTCCAACTCCCCGCGGGACATGCTGGACACCAAGCTCGACAGGCTCGGCCTCACCGAGCTGGTCGACGTCTCGATCGCCATCGAGGACGTGACCGAGCCCAAGCCCGCCCCCGACATGTATCTCGCCGCGGCGCTGGCGCTCGGCGCGGACCCGGCCGACTGCCTCGGCTTCGAGGACTCCGAGACCGGCGCGGACGCCGCCCGCGCGGCCGGGCTGCAGCTGATCGCCGTGCCCTCGATCCCCGGTCAGGAGCCCCGGGCGCCGCGCCGCCTCGCCTCCCTCGCCGATCCCGTGCTGGCCCGGTGGATCTCCGCCTGGGAGCCGCGCCGATGA
- a CDS encoding CopD family protein yields the protein MTAPLLPRPRPAAVLLLLGALAVLAVLSVLAAAAAGGDNLVLMDAGPVARHGAPVVAMLADLAGALTLGGAVVAGWLLPEPADRARALLVVAVTAGATTLLRGTALGLSYAVATGQPVSSPRFGSDLPVFLGTDLGNWLLSGVLLAAAATTVAVLGASVGIARSVAALASLVAFAAAMTGHAAGDETHEVGTSTMLIHLLAVGIWLGGLAVLQLLPARGRDDAQVVRRYSHLALICWVALALSGVWALAVRMNSPGEILTSAYVQIGLAKAVLLLMLGALGVLQRRQIASGFETPGTGRHARSTYRRLALLELALMGLAVALAAAMSSSPPPAEAGTPPEGPAGVLTGYALPPAPDLLTVLGAWRPAPFGMALACVLVLLWWRPGAPPRPRAQSLRLVLGAVALVLLTSGPLNVYGKVLVSAHVLQHLLLMAPAGVLLGSVCLVPRGLRAAVGGRWWVAMLLAALGPVLLIAVYAGPLLRPALDGHAAHLALQLLALAAGVLTALAARALPEPIRRWQRTAVLGAPLLLCLGAGVVLMTTDLLIAASWFGATGRTWWADALADQHRAGIAVLVVVALTAAVALTAARRSVPPKD from the coding sequence ATGACAGCTCCCCTCCTGCCGCGGCCCCGGCCCGCGGCGGTCCTGCTGCTGCTCGGCGCTCTCGCGGTGCTCGCGGTCCTGTCGGTGCTCGCTGCCGCCGCGGCCGGCGGCGACAACCTCGTGCTCATGGATGCCGGCCCCGTCGCCCGCCACGGCGCTCCCGTGGTCGCGATGCTCGCCGATCTCGCCGGGGCGCTCACCCTCGGCGGCGCCGTCGTCGCCGGCTGGCTGCTGCCGGAGCCCGCGGACCGTGCCCGCGCCCTGCTGGTGGTGGCGGTGACGGCCGGGGCGACCACCCTGCTGCGCGGCACTGCGCTGGGCCTCTCCTATGCGGTCGCCACCGGTCAGCCCGTCAGCTCCCCCCGCTTCGGCTCGGACCTGCCGGTCTTCCTCGGGACGGACCTGGGGAACTGGCTGCTGTCCGGGGTCCTCCTCGCGGCGGCGGCGACGACGGTCGCCGTGCTCGGCGCCTCGGTGGGCATCGCCCGCTCGGTCGCGGCGCTGGCCTCCCTGGTCGCCTTCGCCGCGGCGATGACCGGGCATGCCGCCGGCGACGAGACCCACGAGGTGGGCACGTCGACGATGCTCATCCACCTGCTGGCGGTCGGGATCTGGCTGGGCGGCCTGGCGGTGCTGCAGCTGCTGCCGGCCCGCGGCCGGGACGACGCACAGGTGGTGCGCCGCTACTCCCATCTCGCCCTGATCTGCTGGGTCGCGCTCGCGCTGAGCGGGGTCTGGGCGCTCGCCGTGCGCATGAACTCCCCTGGGGAGATCCTCACCAGCGCCTACGTCCAGATCGGCCTCGCCAAGGCCGTGCTGCTGCTCATGCTGGGAGCGCTGGGGGTCCTGCAGCGCCGACAGATCGCCTCCGGATTCGAGACCCCCGGCACCGGGCGGCACGCCCGGAGCACCTATCGCCGGCTGGCGCTGCTCGAGCTCGCCCTGATGGGGCTCGCGGTCGCGCTCGCCGCCGCGATGAGCTCCTCCCCGCCCCCTGCGGAGGCCGGCACCCCGCCGGAGGGTCCGGCCGGAGTGCTCACCGGGTATGCGCTGCCGCCGGCACCGGACCTGCTCACCGTGCTGGGCGCCTGGCGACCAGCACCCTTCGGCATGGCCCTGGCCTGCGTGCTGGTGCTGCTCTGGTGGCGACCGGGCGCCCCGCCCCGCCCGCGTGCGCAGAGCCTGCGCCTGGTCCTCGGCGCTGTGGCGCTGGTCCTGCTGACCAGCGGGCCGCTGAACGTCTACGGCAAGGTGCTGGTCTCCGCCCACGTGCTGCAGCACCTGCTGCTGATGGCGCCGGCCGGGGTGCTGCTGGGCAGCGTCTGCCTGGTGCCGAGGGGGCTGCGCGCCGCCGTCGGCGGACGCTGGTGGGTCGCGATGCTGCTCGCCGCCCTCGGCCCGGTGCTGCTGATCGCGGTCTACGCCGGCCCCCTGCTGCGCCCCGCTCTCGACGGCCACGCCGCGCACCTGGCCCTGCAGCTGCTGGCCCTGGCCGCAGGGGTGCTCACCGCGCTCGCGGCGCGGGCGCTGCCGGAGCCGATCCGACGCTGGCAGCGCACTGCGGTGCTCGGGGCGCCGCTGCTGCTGTGCCTCGGGGCCGGGGTGGTGCTGATGACCACGGATCTGCTGATCGCGGCGAGCTGGTTCGGCGCTACCGGCCGCACCTGGTGGGCGGATGCTCTGGCTGATCAGCACCGGGCGGGCATCGCCGTGCTCGTGGTGGTGGCGCTCACCGCTGCCGTGGCCCTCACCGCGGCGCGGAGGAGTGTGCCACCGAAGGACTGA
- a CDS encoding O-acetylhomoserine aminocarboxypropyltransferase/cysteine synthase family protein, whose product MTEQLQKFETLTIHAGQAPDTDAGSRALPIHQTTSFVFPSAQSAADRFALAEAAPIYTRITNPTQAVVEDRIAALEGGAAGLLLASGQSAITLSILNLAGAGDSVAVSPSLYGGSFNLFKHTLSRLGITAQWVADPTDPESWRAATDETTRAFFVESIPNPKQDIPDIRAIADVAHEIGVPLIVDNTVATPFLLRPLEHGADIVVHSATKFLGGHGTSIAGVIVDGDSFDFAAHAEKYPQFNEPDESYNGLVFAGLPAAFATRARTNLLRDLGPAVSPFNAFLIGQGLETLPLRMERHLENTHRVAAVLEADDRVGAVTWASLDSSPYKATADRYLPQGAGSVLGFVLPGGLEAGKRFVDALTLHSHVANIGDVRSLVIHPASTTHSQLSEEEQRAAGIEPGFVRLSVGIEHIDDILTDIEQGLVAATA is encoded by the coding sequence ATGACCGAGCAGTTGCAGAAGTTCGAGACCCTGACCATCCACGCCGGCCAGGCGCCCGACACGGATGCCGGTTCGCGTGCGCTGCCGATCCACCAGACCACGAGCTTCGTGTTCCCCTCGGCGCAGTCCGCTGCGGACCGCTTCGCGCTCGCCGAGGCCGCCCCGATCTACACCCGCATCACCAATCCCACGCAGGCCGTGGTCGAGGACCGGATCGCGGCGCTCGAGGGCGGCGCCGCCGGGCTGCTGCTCGCCTCCGGGCAGAGCGCGATCACGCTGTCGATCCTGAACCTCGCCGGTGCCGGGGACTCCGTCGCCGTCTCCCCGAGCCTGTACGGCGGCTCCTTCAACCTGTTCAAGCACACGCTGAGCCGCCTGGGCATCACCGCGCAGTGGGTGGCCGATCCCACCGATCCGGAGTCCTGGCGCGCCGCGACCGACGAGACCACCCGTGCCTTCTTCGTCGAGTCGATCCCGAACCCCAAGCAGGACATCCCCGATATCCGGGCGATCGCCGACGTCGCCCACGAGATCGGTGTCCCGCTGATCGTGGACAACACCGTCGCCACCCCCTTCCTGCTGCGCCCGCTCGAGCACGGCGCGGACATCGTCGTGCACTCGGCGACCAAGTTCCTCGGCGGCCACGGCACCTCGATCGCCGGTGTGATCGTCGATGGCGACAGCTTCGACTTCGCCGCCCACGCCGAGAAGTACCCGCAGTTCAACGAGCCCGACGAGTCCTACAACGGCCTCGTCTTCGCGGGCCTGCCCGCAGCCTTCGCGACCCGTGCCCGCACCAACCTGCTGCGCGACCTGGGCCCGGCCGTCTCCCCGTTCAACGCCTTCCTCATCGGGCAGGGGCTGGAGACGCTGCCGCTGCGCATGGAGCGCCATCTGGAGAACACCCACCGGGTCGCCGCCGTCCTCGAAGCCGACGACCGCGTGGGCGCCGTGACCTGGGCGTCCCTGGACTCCTCGCCGTACAAGGCCACTGCTGACCGCTACCTCCCCCAGGGGGCGGGCAGCGTGCTCGGCTTCGTCCTGCCCGGCGGACTCGAGGCCGGCAAGCGCTTCGTGGACGCGCTCACCCTCCACTCCCACGTCGCGAACATCGGCGACGTGCGCTCCCTGGTGATCCACCCCGCCTCGACCACCCACTCCCAGCTCAGCGAGGAGGAGCAGCGCGCCGCCGGCATCGAACCGGGCTTCGTGCGGCTCTCGGTGGGCATCGAGCACATCGACGACATCCTCACGGACATCGAGCAGGGCCTGGTCGCGGCCACCGCCTGA
- a CDS encoding ABC-F family ATP-binding cassette domain-containing protein, translated as MPAHPAPAAFAADPSLHLRADGISFSYPDRRVLTDVSLVVPAGRPTGLLGENGSGKSTLLRILAGQLAADTGSCDAPGPVGVLAQELPFGPDTTLTAVLADALERSRRLERALIAAGEELATGDDGPTARASHRFDMLLAEATLADVWNADRRAEEVLAGLSLDVLAPATALGRISGGQLERLALAHLLISRPTSWLLDEPTNHLDDAGAAFLAATITAHPGPVLIASHDRAFLDEATHAQLDLDPAESPAATESGGLTAYTGGFSDYLLARFEARDRWEHRYRTEQEELTVLRQAVKDSAAVGHEGAAPRTEARASKKFYADRNAAVVSRRLRESRARLAQLEQHQVRRPPAELTLTHLPAAASRTAAGAVQLAASEVAVAGRLAPTSVSLSAGQRLLVTGPNGSGKTTLLDVIAGALAPSSGTVARPRSLRIGYLGQDDAAVPGRTVRQHLQAASRTAGAEEEGTPELFGLISPRDLDRPLTLLSRGQLRRVMLAAVLLDPPELLVLDEPTNHLALLTATRLEAALEGWEGTVLIASHDRWLRRRWQDAVLELPGGPAGD; from the coding sequence ATGCCCGCGCACCCTGCCCCCGCCGCCTTCGCGGCCGACCCGTCCCTGCATCTGCGGGCCGACGGGATCTCCTTCTCGTACCCGGACCGCCGGGTCCTCACCGACGTGTCCCTGGTGGTCCCCGCCGGGCGCCCCACCGGCCTGCTCGGTGAGAACGGCAGCGGAAAATCCACCCTGCTGCGGATCCTCGCCGGGCAGCTCGCGGCGGACACCGGGAGCTGTGATGCGCCCGGACCCGTCGGCGTGCTGGCCCAGGAACTGCCCTTCGGGCCCGACACCACCCTCACCGCAGTGCTCGCCGATGCCCTCGAACGCTCCCGCCGCCTCGAACGGGCCCTGATCGCCGCCGGGGAGGAGCTCGCGACCGGGGACGACGGACCCACCGCCCGGGCGTCGCACCGCTTCGACATGCTGCTCGCCGAGGCGACCCTCGCCGACGTCTGGAACGCGGACCGCCGCGCCGAGGAGGTCCTGGCCGGGCTGAGTCTGGACGTGCTCGCCCCCGCCACCGCGCTGGGCAGGATCAGCGGAGGCCAGCTCGAGCGCCTGGCCCTGGCCCACCTGCTGATCTCTCGCCCCACCAGCTGGCTGCTCGACGAGCCCACCAACCATCTCGACGATGCCGGCGCCGCCTTCCTCGCCGCCACGATCACCGCCCACCCGGGACCGGTGCTGATCGCCAGCCACGACCGGGCCTTCCTCGACGAGGCCACCCACGCCCAGCTCGACCTCGACCCCGCGGAGTCCCCGGCCGCGACCGAATCCGGCGGGCTCACCGCGTACACCGGCGGTTTCAGCGACTACCTGCTGGCCCGCTTCGAGGCGCGCGACCGCTGGGAGCACCGCTATCGCACCGAGCAGGAGGAGCTGACCGTGCTGCGACAGGCGGTGAAGGACTCCGCAGCCGTCGGCCATGAGGGCGCCGCCCCGCGCACCGAGGCCCGTGCCTCGAAGAAGTTCTACGCCGACCGCAACGCCGCCGTCGTCTCCCGCCGACTGCGCGAGTCCCGGGCCCGCCTCGCCCAGCTCGAGCAGCACCAGGTGCGCAGGCCGCCCGCCGAGCTGACCCTCACCCACCTGCCCGCGGCGGCCTCCCGCACCGCCGCCGGGGCGGTGCAGCTCGCGGCGAGCGAGGTGGCGGTGGCGGGGCGCCTGGCACCGACCTCCGTCAGCCTCTCGGCAGGGCAGCGTCTGCTGGTCACCGGCCCGAACGGCAGCGGGAAGACCACTCTGCTCGACGTGATCGCCGGCGCCCTCGCCCCCAGCTCCGGCACCGTGGCGCGACCGCGGAGCCTGCGGATCGGGTATCTGGGCCAGGACGACGCCGCCGTCCCGGGCCGCACCGTCCGCCAGCACCTGCAGGCGGCGTCCCGCACCGCCGGAGCGGAAGAGGAGGGCACCCCGGAGCTGTTCGGCCTGATCTCCCCACGCGATCTGGACCGCCCGCTGACCCTGCTCTCCCGCGGCCAGCTGCGACGGGTGATGCTCGCCGCCGTGCTGCTGGACCCGCCCGAGCTGCTGGTGCTGGACGAACCCACCAACCATCTCGCGCTGCTCACCGCCACCCGGCTCGAGGCGGCTCTGGAAGGCTGGGAGGGCACCGTGCTGATCGCTTCCCACGACCGCTGGCTGCGCCGCCGCTGGCAGGACGCGGTGCTCGAGCTGCCCGGCGGTCCGGCCGGCGACTGA
- a CDS encoding CrcB family protein, translating to MTSSRSPVPRPPRRDDPRMQTVEMAALRYVEITESETLDSGPVHEESMPWRTALLVAAGGAAGAMLRFSLTVLAPTVTTPTLVELPWATLWVNLLGCLGLGLLNGVLEVRAQRPWVQPLLGTGLCGGFTTFSSVVLEGSAMIGADFPVLAMAYTIVTVVVCLSGIVLGLIGGRRLARWQQARRAAGAERTA from the coding sequence GTGACCTCGAGCCGCTCACCCGTACCGCGCCCGCCGCGCCGCGATGACCCGCGGATGCAGACGGTCGAGATGGCCGCGCTGCGCTACGTGGAGATCACCGAGTCGGAGACCCTGGATTCGGGGCCGGTCCATGAGGAATCGATGCCGTGGCGGACGGCGCTGCTGGTCGCGGCGGGAGGAGCCGCCGGGGCGATGCTCCGCTTCTCCCTGACGGTGCTCGCGCCCACGGTCACCACCCCCACCCTGGTCGAGCTGCCCTGGGCCACCCTCTGGGTCAACCTGCTGGGCTGCCTCGGGCTCGGCCTGCTCAACGGGGTGCTCGAGGTGCGTGCCCAGCGCCCCTGGGTGCAGCCGCTGCTCGGGACCGGGCTGTGCGGAGGATTCACGACCTTCTCCTCGGTGGTGCTGGAGGGCTCGGCGATGATCGGGGCGGACTTCCCGGTCCTCGCCATGGCGTACACGATCGTGACGGTCGTGGTGTGCCTGAGCGGGATCGTGCTGGGGCTGATCGGCGGCCGACGGCTGGCCCGGTGGCAGCAGGCGCGCCGCGCCGCGGGCGCGGAGCGGACGGCATGA